One region of Arvicola amphibius chromosome 3, mArvAmp1.2, whole genome shotgun sequence genomic DNA includes:
- the LOC119810809 gene encoding zinc finger protein 729-like isoform X2, giving the protein MEVGPGCRAPPQEMLSFRDVAIDFSAEEWECLGPAQWNLYRDVMLENYSNLVFLGLAFSKPYLVTFLEQSQEPSDVKTQEAATMHPDIKPYKCKECGKACDWNSLLLEYQRIHPGEKAYTCEECGKASGSSLVLSEHQIIDLEEKAYKCEECGNVVCTCSGHSSYQRICIGENPYKCEECGKAFSTHSCLTQHELQHTGQKSYNYEECEKLFYCPSYLTEHQRIHSQENPLKIEECREVFCSPIELSKDQTFCTEEKPYKYEECIKTFSACTVLSEHPRIHPGEKAYKCEECGNAFCELHSVSKHLKIPCEVKSYKCDECGKAFPSHLSLIQHKIGHTREKPYQCEECGKMFYCSSNLKQHQITHSQEKPYKCEICGKVFRTCWQLSKHLRIHSGEKPYKCEECGKAFYTLSYLTQHKLGHTGEKPYKCEECGKTFYYPSVLKEHQAIHSGEKPYRCDECGKDFCTRSGRSRHQRIHTGEKPYKCEQCGKAFSTHSYLSHHKIVHTGHKPYKCEECGKKFYYPSRLKEHQRIHSQENPYKCEICGKAFYTHSYFTQHKLGHTGEKPYKCEECGKAFYYPSILREHQAIHSGKKPYRCEECGKDFCTRSGRSRHQRIHTGEKPHKCEECGKVFSTHSYLTQHKVVHSGEKPYKCEECGKKFYYPSRLKEHQRIHSQENPYKCEICGNVFCTPKGLSKHQRFHTGEKPYKCEECGKMFYYPSRLKEHQRIHSQENPYKCEICGKAFYTLSYLTQHKLGHTGEKPYKCEECGKTFYYPSILKEHQAIHSGKKPYRCDECGKDFCTRSGRSRHQRIHTGEKPYTCEQCGKAFSTHSYLSQHKVVHSGEKPYKCEECGKMFYYPSRLREHQRIHSQENAYKCDVTKSLVLT; this is encoded by the exons ATGGAGGTTGGTCCAGGGTGCCGCGCACCTCCGCAG gAAATGCTGTCATTCAGGGATGTGGCCATTGATTTCTCTGCAGAGGAGTGGGAATGCCTGGGCCCTGCTCAATGGAATCTGTACAGGGATGTGATGTTGGAGAACTACAGCAACCTGGTGTTTTTGG GTCTTGCCTTCTCTAAGCCATACCTGGTCACGTTTCTAGAGCAAAGTCAAGAGCCTTCAGATGTGAAGACACAAGAAGCTGCCACCATGCACCCAG ATATAAAACCAtataaatgtaaagaatgtggCAAAGCCTGTGATTGGAACTCACTTCTTCTTGAATACCAGAGAATTCATCCAGGTGAGAAAGCCTACACGTGTGAAGAATGTGGAAAGGCTTCTGGTTCTTCTCTGGTACTTTCGGAACACCAGATAATTGATCTAGAAGAGAAAGcctacaagtgtgaagaatgtggcAACGTTGTTTGTACTTGCTCAGGACATTCTAGCTACCAGAGAATTTGCATTGGGGAGAACCCGtacaagtgtgaagaatgtgggaaagccttttcTACGCATTCGTGTCTTACTCAGCATGAGTTACAACACACTGGACAGAAATCCTATAACTATGAAGAATGTGAGAAGCTGTTTTATTGTCCATCTTACCTCACGGAACATCAAAGAATTCACTCTCAAGAGAATCCCTTGAAGATTGAAGAATGTAGAGAGGTCTTCTGTTCACCCATAGAACTTTCTAAAGACCAGACATTTTGTACTgaagagaaaccctacaagtatGAAGAATGTATTAAGACCTTTAGTGCTTGCACAGTGCTTTCTGAACATCCAAGAATTCATCCAGGAGAGAAAGcctacaagtgtgaagaatgtggcAATGCCTTTTGTGAACTCCATTCAGTATCTAAACACCTGAAAATTCCTTGTGAAGTGAAATCCTACAAGTGTGAcgaatgtgggaaagccttccctAGTCATCTTTCCCTGATTCAACATAAGATAGGGCATACTAGAGAGAAGCCTTACCAATGTGAAGAATGTGGCAAAATGTTCTACTGTTCTTCAAACCTTAAACAACATCAAATAACTCATTCTcaagagaaaccctacaagtgtgaaaTATGTGGCAAGGTCTTTAGAACTTGCTGGCAACTTTCTAAACACCTGAGAATCCATTcgggagagaaaccttacaagtgtgaagaatgtggcAAAGCCTTTTATACTCTCTCATACCTTACTCAGCACAAATTAGGTCATACCGGGGAGAAACCTTACAAGTGTGAGGAATGTGGCAAAACCTTTTACTATCCTTCAGTCCTTAAGGAACATCAAGCAATTCattctggagagaaaccatacAGGTGTGATGAATGTGGCAAGGACTTCTGTACTCGTTCAGGACGTTCTAGACACCAGCggattcatactggagagaaaccctacaagtgtgagCAATGTGGAAAAGCCTTTTCTACTCATTCCTACCTTTCTCATCACAAGATAGTTCACACTGGCCAtaaaccctacaagtgtgaagaatgtggcAAAAAGTTTTACTACCCTTCTCGCCTTAAGGAACATCAAAGAATTCATTCTCAAGAGAACCCTTACAAGTGTGAAATATGTGGCAAAGCCTTTTATACTCATTCATACTTTACTCAGCACAAATTAGGTCATACCGGGGAGAAACCTTACAAGTGTGAGGAATGTGGCAAAGCCTTTTACTATCCTTCAATCCTTAGGGAACACCAAGCAATTCATTCTGGAAAGAAACCATACAGGTGTGAAGAATGTGGCAAGGACTTCTGCACTCGCTCAGGACGTTCTAGACAccaaagaattcatactggagagaaaccccacAAGTGTGAGGAATGTGGGAAAGTCTTTTCTACTCATTCCTACCTTACTCAGCACAAGGTAGTCCActctggagagaaaccttacaagtgtgaagaatgtggcAAAAAGTTCTACTATCCTTCTCGCCTTAAGGAACATCAAAGAATTCATTCTCAAGAAAACCCTTACAAGTGTGAAATATGTGGCAATGTCTTTTGTACTCCCAAAGGACTTTCTAAACACCAGAGatttcatactggagagaaaccctacaagtgtgaagaatgtggcAAAATGTTTTACTATCCTTCTCGCCTTAAGGAACATCAAAGAATTCATTCTCAAGAGAACCCTTACAAGTGTGAAATATGTGGCAAAGCCTTTTATACTCTCTCATACCTTACTCAGCACAAATTAGGTCATACCGGGGAGAAACCTTACAAGTGTGAGGAATGTGGCAAAACCTTTTACTATCCTTCAATTCTTAAGGAACACCAAGCAATTCATTCTGGAAAGAAACCATACAGGTGTGACGAATGTGGCAAGGACTTCTGCACTCGCTCAGGACGTTCTAGACACCAgcgaattcatactggagagaaaccctacacgTGTGAGCAATGTGGAAAAGCCTTTTCTACTCATTCCTACCTTTCTCAACACAAGGTAGTTCActctggagagaaaccttacaagtgtgaagaatgtggcAAAATGTTTTACTACCCTTCTCGCCTTAGGGAACATCAAAGAATTCATTCTCAAGAAAATGCCTACAAGTGTGATGTGACAAAGTCTTTAGTACTCACTTAG
- the LOC119810809 gene encoding zinc finger protein 11-like isoform X1, with product MTTLEGAVDTELPRSVLKLSVSPKLGEPPAQRWAWIPDMEEMLSFRDVAIDFSAEEWECLGPAQWNLYRDVMLENYSNLVFLGLAFSKPYLVTFLEQSQEPSDVKTQEAATMHPDIKPYKCKECGKACDWNSLLLEYQRIHPGEKAYTCEECGKASGSSLVLSEHQIIDLEEKAYKCEECGNVVCTCSGHSSYQRICIGENPYKCEECGKAFSTHSCLTQHELQHTGQKSYNYEECEKLFYCPSYLTEHQRIHSQENPLKIEECREVFCSPIELSKDQTFCTEEKPYKYEECIKTFSACTVLSEHPRIHPGEKAYKCEECGNAFCELHSVSKHLKIPCEVKSYKCDECGKAFPSHLSLIQHKIGHTREKPYQCEECGKMFYCSSNLKQHQITHSQEKPYKCEICGKVFRTCWQLSKHLRIHSGEKPYKCEECGKAFYTLSYLTQHKLGHTGEKPYKCEECGKTFYYPSVLKEHQAIHSGEKPYRCDECGKDFCTRSGRSRHQRIHTGEKPYKCEQCGKAFSTHSYLSHHKIVHTGHKPYKCEECGKKFYYPSRLKEHQRIHSQENPYKCEICGKAFYTHSYFTQHKLGHTGEKPYKCEECGKAFYYPSILREHQAIHSGKKPYRCEECGKDFCTRSGRSRHQRIHTGEKPHKCEECGKVFSTHSYLTQHKVVHSGEKPYKCEECGKKFYYPSRLKEHQRIHSQENPYKCEICGNVFCTPKGLSKHQRFHTGEKPYKCEECGKMFYYPSRLKEHQRIHSQENPYKCEICGKAFYTLSYLTQHKLGHTGEKPYKCEECGKTFYYPSILKEHQAIHSGKKPYRCDECGKDFCTRSGRSRHQRIHTGEKPYTCEQCGKAFSTHSYLSQHKVVHSGEKPYKCEECGKMFYYPSRLREHQRIHSQENAYKCDVTKSLVLT from the exons gAAATGCTGTCATTCAGGGATGTGGCCATTGATTTCTCTGCAGAGGAGTGGGAATGCCTGGGCCCTGCTCAATGGAATCTGTACAGGGATGTGATGTTGGAGAACTACAGCAACCTGGTGTTTTTGG GTCTTGCCTTCTCTAAGCCATACCTGGTCACGTTTCTAGAGCAAAGTCAAGAGCCTTCAGATGTGAAGACACAAGAAGCTGCCACCATGCACCCAG ATATAAAACCAtataaatgtaaagaatgtggCAAAGCCTGTGATTGGAACTCACTTCTTCTTGAATACCAGAGAATTCATCCAGGTGAGAAAGCCTACACGTGTGAAGAATGTGGAAAGGCTTCTGGTTCTTCTCTGGTACTTTCGGAACACCAGATAATTGATCTAGAAGAGAAAGcctacaagtgtgaagaatgtggcAACGTTGTTTGTACTTGCTCAGGACATTCTAGCTACCAGAGAATTTGCATTGGGGAGAACCCGtacaagtgtgaagaatgtgggaaagccttttcTACGCATTCGTGTCTTACTCAGCATGAGTTACAACACACTGGACAGAAATCCTATAACTATGAAGAATGTGAGAAGCTGTTTTATTGTCCATCTTACCTCACGGAACATCAAAGAATTCACTCTCAAGAGAATCCCTTGAAGATTGAAGAATGTAGAGAGGTCTTCTGTTCACCCATAGAACTTTCTAAAGACCAGACATTTTGTACTgaagagaaaccctacaagtatGAAGAATGTATTAAGACCTTTAGTGCTTGCACAGTGCTTTCTGAACATCCAAGAATTCATCCAGGAGAGAAAGcctacaagtgtgaagaatgtggcAATGCCTTTTGTGAACTCCATTCAGTATCTAAACACCTGAAAATTCCTTGTGAAGTGAAATCCTACAAGTGTGAcgaatgtgggaaagccttccctAGTCATCTTTCCCTGATTCAACATAAGATAGGGCATACTAGAGAGAAGCCTTACCAATGTGAAGAATGTGGCAAAATGTTCTACTGTTCTTCAAACCTTAAACAACATCAAATAACTCATTCTcaagagaaaccctacaagtgtgaaaTATGTGGCAAGGTCTTTAGAACTTGCTGGCAACTTTCTAAACACCTGAGAATCCATTcgggagagaaaccttacaagtgtgaagaatgtggcAAAGCCTTTTATACTCTCTCATACCTTACTCAGCACAAATTAGGTCATACCGGGGAGAAACCTTACAAGTGTGAGGAATGTGGCAAAACCTTTTACTATCCTTCAGTCCTTAAGGAACATCAAGCAATTCattctggagagaaaccatacAGGTGTGATGAATGTGGCAAGGACTTCTGTACTCGTTCAGGACGTTCTAGACACCAGCggattcatactggagagaaaccctacaagtgtgagCAATGTGGAAAAGCCTTTTCTACTCATTCCTACCTTTCTCATCACAAGATAGTTCACACTGGCCAtaaaccctacaagtgtgaagaatgtggcAAAAAGTTTTACTACCCTTCTCGCCTTAAGGAACATCAAAGAATTCATTCTCAAGAGAACCCTTACAAGTGTGAAATATGTGGCAAAGCCTTTTATACTCATTCATACTTTACTCAGCACAAATTAGGTCATACCGGGGAGAAACCTTACAAGTGTGAGGAATGTGGCAAAGCCTTTTACTATCCTTCAATCCTTAGGGAACACCAAGCAATTCATTCTGGAAAGAAACCATACAGGTGTGAAGAATGTGGCAAGGACTTCTGCACTCGCTCAGGACGTTCTAGACAccaaagaattcatactggagagaaaccccacAAGTGTGAGGAATGTGGGAAAGTCTTTTCTACTCATTCCTACCTTACTCAGCACAAGGTAGTCCActctggagagaaaccttacaagtgtgaagaatgtggcAAAAAGTTCTACTATCCTTCTCGCCTTAAGGAACATCAAAGAATTCATTCTCAAGAAAACCCTTACAAGTGTGAAATATGTGGCAATGTCTTTTGTACTCCCAAAGGACTTTCTAAACACCAGAGatttcatactggagagaaaccctacaagtgtgaagaatgtggcAAAATGTTTTACTATCCTTCTCGCCTTAAGGAACATCAAAGAATTCATTCTCAAGAGAACCCTTACAAGTGTGAAATATGTGGCAAAGCCTTTTATACTCTCTCATACCTTACTCAGCACAAATTAGGTCATACCGGGGAGAAACCTTACAAGTGTGAGGAATGTGGCAAAACCTTTTACTATCCTTCAATTCTTAAGGAACACCAAGCAATTCATTCTGGAAAGAAACCATACAGGTGTGACGAATGTGGCAAGGACTTCTGCACTCGCTCAGGACGTTCTAGACACCAgcgaattcatactggagagaaaccctacacgTGTGAGCAATGTGGAAAAGCCTTTTCTACTCATTCCTACCTTTCTCAACACAAGGTAGTTCActctggagagaaaccttacaagtgtgaagaatgtggcAAAATGTTTTACTACCCTTCTCGCCTTAGGGAACATCAAAGAATTCATTCTCAAGAAAATGCCTACAAGTGTGATGTGACAAAGTCTTTAGTACTCACTTAG
- the LOC119810809 gene encoding zinc finger protein 11-like isoform X3, whose translation MEEMLSFRDVAIDFSAEEWECLGPAQWNLYRDVMLENYSNLVFLGLAFSKPYLVTFLEQSQEPSDVKTQEAATMHPDIKPYKCKECGKACDWNSLLLEYQRIHPGEKAYTCEECGKASGSSLVLSEHQIIDLEEKAYKCEECGNVVCTCSGHSSYQRICIGENPYKCEECGKAFSTHSCLTQHELQHTGQKSYNYEECEKLFYCPSYLTEHQRIHSQENPLKIEECREVFCSPIELSKDQTFCTEEKPYKYEECIKTFSACTVLSEHPRIHPGEKAYKCEECGNAFCELHSVSKHLKIPCEVKSYKCDECGKAFPSHLSLIQHKIGHTREKPYQCEECGKMFYCSSNLKQHQITHSQEKPYKCEICGKVFRTCWQLSKHLRIHSGEKPYKCEECGKAFYTLSYLTQHKLGHTGEKPYKCEECGKTFYYPSVLKEHQAIHSGEKPYRCDECGKDFCTRSGRSRHQRIHTGEKPYKCEQCGKAFSTHSYLSHHKIVHTGHKPYKCEECGKKFYYPSRLKEHQRIHSQENPYKCEICGKAFYTHSYFTQHKLGHTGEKPYKCEECGKAFYYPSILREHQAIHSGKKPYRCEECGKDFCTRSGRSRHQRIHTGEKPHKCEECGKVFSTHSYLTQHKVVHSGEKPYKCEECGKKFYYPSRLKEHQRIHSQENPYKCEICGNVFCTPKGLSKHQRFHTGEKPYKCEECGKMFYYPSRLKEHQRIHSQENPYKCEICGKAFYTLSYLTQHKLGHTGEKPYKCEECGKTFYYPSILKEHQAIHSGKKPYRCDECGKDFCTRSGRSRHQRIHTGEKPYTCEQCGKAFSTHSYLSQHKVVHSGEKPYKCEECGKMFYYPSRLREHQRIHSQENAYKCDVTKSLVLT comes from the exons ATGGAG gAAATGCTGTCATTCAGGGATGTGGCCATTGATTTCTCTGCAGAGGAGTGGGAATGCCTGGGCCCTGCTCAATGGAATCTGTACAGGGATGTGATGTTGGAGAACTACAGCAACCTGGTGTTTTTGG GTCTTGCCTTCTCTAAGCCATACCTGGTCACGTTTCTAGAGCAAAGTCAAGAGCCTTCAGATGTGAAGACACAAGAAGCTGCCACCATGCACCCAG ATATAAAACCAtataaatgtaaagaatgtggCAAAGCCTGTGATTGGAACTCACTTCTTCTTGAATACCAGAGAATTCATCCAGGTGAGAAAGCCTACACGTGTGAAGAATGTGGAAAGGCTTCTGGTTCTTCTCTGGTACTTTCGGAACACCAGATAATTGATCTAGAAGAGAAAGcctacaagtgtgaagaatgtggcAACGTTGTTTGTACTTGCTCAGGACATTCTAGCTACCAGAGAATTTGCATTGGGGAGAACCCGtacaagtgtgaagaatgtgggaaagccttttcTACGCATTCGTGTCTTACTCAGCATGAGTTACAACACACTGGACAGAAATCCTATAACTATGAAGAATGTGAGAAGCTGTTTTATTGTCCATCTTACCTCACGGAACATCAAAGAATTCACTCTCAAGAGAATCCCTTGAAGATTGAAGAATGTAGAGAGGTCTTCTGTTCACCCATAGAACTTTCTAAAGACCAGACATTTTGTACTgaagagaaaccctacaagtatGAAGAATGTATTAAGACCTTTAGTGCTTGCACAGTGCTTTCTGAACATCCAAGAATTCATCCAGGAGAGAAAGcctacaagtgtgaagaatgtggcAATGCCTTTTGTGAACTCCATTCAGTATCTAAACACCTGAAAATTCCTTGTGAAGTGAAATCCTACAAGTGTGAcgaatgtgggaaagccttccctAGTCATCTTTCCCTGATTCAACATAAGATAGGGCATACTAGAGAGAAGCCTTACCAATGTGAAGAATGTGGCAAAATGTTCTACTGTTCTTCAAACCTTAAACAACATCAAATAACTCATTCTcaagagaaaccctacaagtgtgaaaTATGTGGCAAGGTCTTTAGAACTTGCTGGCAACTTTCTAAACACCTGAGAATCCATTcgggagagaaaccttacaagtgtgaagaatgtggcAAAGCCTTTTATACTCTCTCATACCTTACTCAGCACAAATTAGGTCATACCGGGGAGAAACCTTACAAGTGTGAGGAATGTGGCAAAACCTTTTACTATCCTTCAGTCCTTAAGGAACATCAAGCAATTCattctggagagaaaccatacAGGTGTGATGAATGTGGCAAGGACTTCTGTACTCGTTCAGGACGTTCTAGACACCAGCggattcatactggagagaaaccctacaagtgtgagCAATGTGGAAAAGCCTTTTCTACTCATTCCTACCTTTCTCATCACAAGATAGTTCACACTGGCCAtaaaccctacaagtgtgaagaatgtggcAAAAAGTTTTACTACCCTTCTCGCCTTAAGGAACATCAAAGAATTCATTCTCAAGAGAACCCTTACAAGTGTGAAATATGTGGCAAAGCCTTTTATACTCATTCATACTTTACTCAGCACAAATTAGGTCATACCGGGGAGAAACCTTACAAGTGTGAGGAATGTGGCAAAGCCTTTTACTATCCTTCAATCCTTAGGGAACACCAAGCAATTCATTCTGGAAAGAAACCATACAGGTGTGAAGAATGTGGCAAGGACTTCTGCACTCGCTCAGGACGTTCTAGACAccaaagaattcatactggagagaaaccccacAAGTGTGAGGAATGTGGGAAAGTCTTTTCTACTCATTCCTACCTTACTCAGCACAAGGTAGTCCActctggagagaaaccttacaagtgtgaagaatgtggcAAAAAGTTCTACTATCCTTCTCGCCTTAAGGAACATCAAAGAATTCATTCTCAAGAAAACCCTTACAAGTGTGAAATATGTGGCAATGTCTTTTGTACTCCCAAAGGACTTTCTAAACACCAGAGatttcatactggagagaaaccctacaagtgtgaagaatgtggcAAAATGTTTTACTATCCTTCTCGCCTTAAGGAACATCAAAGAATTCATTCTCAAGAGAACCCTTACAAGTGTGAAATATGTGGCAAAGCCTTTTATACTCTCTCATACCTTACTCAGCACAAATTAGGTCATACCGGGGAGAAACCTTACAAGTGTGAGGAATGTGGCAAAACCTTTTACTATCCTTCAATTCTTAAGGAACACCAAGCAATTCATTCTGGAAAGAAACCATACAGGTGTGACGAATGTGGCAAGGACTTCTGCACTCGCTCAGGACGTTCTAGACACCAgcgaattcatactggagagaaaccctacacgTGTGAGCAATGTGGAAAAGCCTTTTCTACTCATTCCTACCTTTCTCAACACAAGGTAGTTCActctggagagaaaccttacaagtgtgaagaatgtggcAAAATGTTTTACTACCCTTCTCGCCTTAGGGAACATCAAAGAATTCATTCTCAAGAAAATGCCTACAAGTGTGATGTGACAAAGTCTTTAGTACTCACTTAG
- the LOC119810829 gene encoding uncharacterized protein LOC119810829 has translation MLVSMLRFKTYKSTYGNLPCVKFTLTPFYFKIAQQKTIWKCHHFFKMISETSPVCPLPPAPALWSRLLRRQKDFKSKSKCRKSWGAWDEGSLAYEHTMVSTAGPSQFLPSRPTPPPGTVPQTCRAALHPEPDSRSEVQQEQITINIPCPLRENELVQTGRRSAAGGTAVCDVTARETKLPTTLCEDISGYHSGAHSNGKSANRYCVSVNFVLK, from the exons ATGCTGGTCAGTATGTTGCGATTCAAAACTTACAAGTCGACTTACGGAAATCTTCCATGTGTAAAGTTCACATTGACtccattttactttaaaatagctCAGCAAAAAACTATATGGAAATGCCACCATTTCTTTAAGATGATTTCTGAAACCAGCCCAGTATGCCCCCTCCCTCCCGCGCCTGCCCTGTGGTCGCGGCTGCTCAGGAGACAAAAGGACTTCAAATCAAAGTCCAAGTGCAGAAAGAGTTGGGGAGCCTGGGATGAAGGAAGCCTTGCGTACGAACACACTATG GTCAGCACAGCCGGTCCGAGTCAGTTTCTTCCCTCCAGACCCACCCCGCCGCCAGGCACAGTTCCTCAGACCTGCAGGGCTGCGCTGCACCCTGAACCAGACTCCAGGTCAGAGGTGCAACAGGAACAGATCACTATAAATATTCCCTGTCCCTTGAGGGAAAATGAACTTGTGCAGACCGGACGCAGAAGTGCAGCAGGCGGAACCGCTGTATGTGATGTCACGGCGAGGGAGACTAAACTTCCCACAACTCTGTGCGAAGACATTTCAGGATATCACAGTGGG GCCCACTCAAATGGAAAATCTGCCAACAGGTACTGTGTAtctgtcaattttgttttaaagtaa